From Daphnia magna isolate NIES linkage group LG2, ASM2063170v1.1, whole genome shotgun sequence:
TCCCGCTGTCAATATTGTCGGGATTTCTCTCCTTCTTTTGGGCTTCTTTCATCATCTTGGCCCATCCTTTTTGTTCTTGATAAATGGACCGTACGACATCTAACGATAAAAATTGACATTTCTGTTGCTACTACACCTTTGAGGTGCGTGAAATGCGACGCAGTTTGGCACGTGAATTcaaataacaaataacaatTTAAATGCGCGGATTAATAGTTTTAACTATCGCACAACTCATTTACATTTGGAAAGTCTCCTACCTTGAGATGTTTCCATTCGTTTTTCTCCAAAACCGAAAGTACGTCGATTGCATCGGTGACTGTCATCGATGCTATGACGATGTTATCGGGATGGAGTGCACCGACCGTAACATTACGTAACGCAGACTGGACATTCTCCAAATGAATTCCGACAAACAGCCAATTGCGTTGGGAATAGAGGACGCTATGACGGCACGGAAGAGAATAGGATATTGTGCTATACTGCCAGTTGCGCAACGTTCCACAGTGGAATTTGCCATTTTCAACCGGATATCAATACGATCGCATATACTATAGCCTCCGATTGTTAAGTCACATAGAAATAGGATGtaaaaaagattaaatgaaaacaagGAAATTGGAAGTTGCAATCTATGATATCAATAGTTACCTCTCAACTGAAATGATGACGTCACGAAATTTGTTATGAAAGCCCCAAGTAAACACGAATAACCTAAAGTATGCACAGCTATTTGACGGCTGCGTGGCAACACCTgtacaagaagaaaatcatCAGCAGGTGAAAGAGGACATTTGTTTGAGCAAAGTGCGTAGGACGAGTTAAAATTTGTTGCAACATCGCAAAGACAGTCAACCCAAAACTCCTCCAATTCCTACAGTCCGCGCTTGATCGAAGCCACATGGATTTATAAACTCTTCTTAACTGTACACAGGCAGTATCTAGGGAAAATCACCTAGAGCAGCCTAATCGATGAAAATAATCATTCGCGTTAAAAGTTCACAGTATCGTAAGGGCCAGGGCAATGGGTTGACCAAAATACCGAAATGCAATTGAGACATTTTGTCCTACAACCTTTACAATTATACCTTCTTGAGTAGGGGATTTAGGAATACACGACGAGCCCCACAACATACCTACCGACAGAGCAGACGTCAGGCCTAAATAAACCAGGGAATCCAATggaaaatattagaaaatgtaaacaaaaataataattccgTTTTTGAAGCAAAAATCTTCAAAAGATTGATGTTTTTCTGCTGCTTCTAAATGATCCCTGTTCACATTTAAAGaatcagaagaaaaatgaTCAAACTCTTTTATTAATAAATATGAATATTTCAATAAGATTAAGGTTTCACAAAGGCAAACTATTGATCAGTTGATGAGCTGTTTTGGCTTAAGAGGATGACAAAAGGTCCAAGACTTTGTCATAAAGCCTCTCTTTGACATCTGTCCCCtgtttgaaaatcaaaataataaatacagCAAAGAAAAGACGTTGCCAAATTACCGACCCATATGAAATCCAAATGATTGTATTCATTGAAACGAGTAGATCCCTTCAGGTTTCTTAGCTTGGTCAGCAGCCAATCGACATCCTAAACAATCAATTCACACACACCAAACGTCTTAtcattagcagtccatcataAACGTGAAAATGGTTATGGAAACCTTTGCTGTAACGATTCTGTCAACTGCTCCTGAAAAGACATAAATCTGGTCCCATAAAGAAAATTACAGTGGATGAGATCGGGGCGTAATCCAAATGTACTTAAACTAATTACCGGAGCtgtgatttttgtcaaatcgTATTCAAATGGTTTCGTCGAACCGTACTTTTGAAGATTACCTTCCGTGCCGTAATCATAAGCCTGGAAAGTCTCACCTGGGCATATAGGAAACCTAGGTAATAATCCTATTACAATTATACTGGGTACCTCTGATTTTACCTGCATTATAATTTTGAGCGAATTGAGCTATGACGGCGACGGAAGTTCCAGTCATAAAGTTTGCGTTCATCAATGGGATCAAAGCCTAAATGATTGGCTTTTAAATTGATTTCCTTTACAGAATGTCTATGAAACATACGGGATCGAGGTTTTTGCGATTGGGTCCACAAACTAAAATGAACACTTCTCTGCAGAATCGCGCTTGGCTATAAGTTTGTTCGCATGCGATATCAAACAAACGATCTCCGGCAACCTCGCTGTCTAAGAAAACACGAGTGCGAAGCAATCTAAGGAAATTCTAGAGAATTCAAACATTAACATGTAAAACGTGAAAATTGATCTCAAATGTTCTAGTTGACAATTGCGAAATGACATACCTCGATAGGATCGGTGAATGGAGTCAAAGCCCGAAAGATGGCGTTAAAATTAGCAAACGACGATAGCGGTGACAGAGCAATCTAGCAATTCAACGAAACCGTTAATATATACTATTAACACTAAGACAGGCTAAATATGATCTCTTACCATCAGTTCAATTTTGGCATTGAGATCTGGATGCTTGATCATGGCGATGAAGAACACTCCGCACCCTAGCGAATGTCCTACGTAGGACAATTTGGATTGGCCCGTTGTCTTCAAAATATAGTTGATTACAGAAGGAATGTCGTAATTTCCTATTTGGTCCCAGCTAAAGAGTCACAACGTGATTCAATTATGAGGCCGAttaaaagtaataaaaattaccTAAATTTCCAGTACTCGTCAGAATTTGGGTCGAGGGTAGCATGTTTTCTTGAATACTTGTTGCCTCGGAAATTGCCCAGCCACACGTCGTACGACTGTTCTGCCAGCAGTATTGCTAGGGATACAAAACAAATTGTAAATTCATGTCATTCTGAACATCGCTATTGGGAGGTGGTAACGAAAGAGGTGAAAAAAATTGAGGTGAAACTGATACGCAGCACATGCTTTCGAATTGATGCCTAATTCGTCGTAACAACTATGCTAGGAACGGTTTTGGTGGTGGGAAAACATTTGTAAAAGCGGGAGCAACTGTGCGTTTACTGTGTTGCTAACACAGAGGCACAATACCTCTACCTTCGTTTGGCATTGGCCTTTTCCGGTCTCTTTTTAAACTCCCGTTTTTCCCCCACAGACTGTGACCAAGCAAAAACTGGGCCAACACATTAAACGGTGtgctcaaaaaaaaaagcgcgaAATGTTGCATTCGATTAGATGATTGAATGAATGAGACCTAGAGTCCTGCCTATCGTTTTTCAGGTCCTACGCAATAACTAGAAATACCATAAAACCTATTCGGATGCCAATGTTTGGATTAACTTAATTACCAAGTGAACGACTGGAAGGATTGACCAACCACGTGCCGGATGACTGCAATACGCCGTGCTGCAAAAATACCACTTTCTTGGCAGTACCCTTGGGTGGAATTCGATGAATTTCCAGAATATATCTACatgaaaattcaatttcagtTCTCAATTAAATAGTAAAACACAATAATTCAAATCATTACCCGTCGTCTGTAGTTACATGGTGAGTCTCGGATGTATATCCACGGTTGGCGATGACTTGCGGCTGCATGAAacagaataataataataattttaaaaaattggttACAGAACATCGACGAGTTCTGACGAAAAATTAATTACTGTCGTATATTTCGACTCAATATTCTGAGGAAGTCTATCAAACAACCTAACACGCTGTTCTTCCGCTTTTCTTCGCCAACTTTTCAACAACATGTTGGCATTGAACACATCCCGAAAGCGTCCAACTGAACTGTAACTGACGTCACTTAAGAAAGATGGTCACTAAGGCAAGCCAGCAAAAAGTAAGTCGATTCAAAACCATGCCGTCCAGTTTCCTTCACAATCACGTCACACTTTTTCTATGCGATACGTCGCccataaaaacaaagaatgaaTCAAGGGGAAAAAAGGCTGGTGATACGGAAATCAAGTCAACTCTATCCGCCCTAACAGGCACAACCTGCACAGGCTAAAATAGAAATCGGGACTGAACATGGTGAGAGCTTGGCATCAAGCCTTTAAGgctcttctttttaaatccAACTATTCTATGGGACACATCAAGAAGCTAGCGCCTCTAGGGAATGCACAATGATTTTTAGCTTACAATAGTGTACAGGTACTGCGCACATTAGTATAAATGGCCTATTACGAGAAGAAAAAGCCGCTGTTATTTAATAGATTGTGACGCAACAGGTGCGAAAGTCCCGCTACTAGCCCAGTGGATTCTTCTGATTACATCTGATATGGGAAATGACTTGCGATTTTTCAGTAAATGccttcaaaacaaacaactgaATTTATTCACGCACGAATACTTGATGTGTAAAAAGTCTATGCAACGGCATTTAGCTAAAACTATGATGAAGTAAAATAAAACCGATGGCGTAAACAAGACATTCGGAAGTTAAGGTTGTGAATTGTATATAATAAATTATCATTACTTAGTGGGGTGGGTGTTAGCGGGTAATAAGTTAACCTACAAAGCCATCAGACTGGTAGAACATGGCAAAAGACGCTACTTTACTGCGATGTAGTACAAAACTTTGCGGGCAAGCTAAAGAATACGAAAAACCACAAAATCCCGACATTCTTCTTCCGGTGCCATTGACAATCGGCCTCATTGGTCGATTTGCagataagaaaagaaatcgcCTTTcgttttgttcatttttttttttttttcagtggtATTATTGCAGTGGTATTATTGTCAACTCAACACAAACGGCAGAAGAAAGCCcaacatttcttctttttattggtAATCCAATGTCATTTTGACATCGAATGTAAAAGGAGTAAATTTGTACGTATCTCTTATTAGACGCATCCGTACCAACCTGCGGATGGAAGACGAATGGTTTGTAAATCAAAGCGCAGCGAGAATTCGTTTGGAGGCATGCCAACACAATAAGGAAGCTACACGGTCAGGAAATGTGTCCCCGGTCGAGGTCGTCGATAGATTCTCTAACCTACTGGTCTTTTTCTTGAAGCGAAAAATGTaagaagcagaaaaaacaacacaatTCCCACGCATTTTGAATTCTTGAAGACGAAAAGTCGTTGCGATTACCTCAGCAAACACGTGAATTATCGCAACTCGTTCGGTTACcgcaagtttttttgtttttttcaaggaaTTTTGACGACAGCTACTTGGATAAAAATGCAACGACTGAAACAGCTGTATCAGTTTGGGTTAGTCGACCAAAGACGTATAATATACGTATATGGCCACCGTTTGGTTTTGGTCCAGTCTAGAATAGCATCCTAATTCAGCAAGATCCCGTTAGAATACTTAtcgactgtttttttttttcttttctgaaataCTTTACGCGATGCGTGAGATGTTTACTGTAATagaattcaattgtttttgtttattttactATGACTTCCTGCTACTAGAACATAACAAGTTGCTCAGCACTCACGTGTACCTGCAAGTTCCTTGGGTGCATCGTCAGCATGACTTGCACAAATAATAAAGGTTGTGAGACGTCTACTACGCTCTGAAAACACAAGCTGCATATTGCCTACGGCTTTCACCACGGAAACCATACTGtaaaaaccttttttcttttacgtgcttggaaggcaacgaCAAAGGGAAGGCCAAAACTACGCATGACTTTTACAAGTTCCAAACAAACATAAACTAAGGTTTAATTCTCCTTTTGgcaacaaagagaaaaagggcTCGATCAGCATGACGCGACATTCACAGATTATGAACTAAATAAATGCATTTAAGTTGCCGGCCGCTCGTATTTCGGCTAATAAAATGAATTTCGCCCTAAGCTGATTTCATATTAATATTTGATACATTTGTAAATTTCTCTAAGCTCAGCTTTCTGAAAGCTGAATGATTGCTAAGCTATTTCCCAGTTGTCTATAACTAAGACTAAGATGTACTTGAATTCACACGTTTTAATATCTGGGCAAAGGTAGATGcaattaatatttaaaaaataaaaactaacctCGATCCAAACGCTAATAAGCTGCCTAGTCCTTTACGAGACAGGCACGCCTGGCCACATTGTGATCGAAGAGCCAGTCACAGTTTCGTTCAGAAAACCATCCGGATGAATGATGAATTGCCTAAACCGTTTTCAAAGACGTGAAATTAATTGCCAGAAAAACACTAGATATATCTGCATTTCAATTGCAAATGTCGAGAATACTAACAGCAGAATACAAAGGAAGTATGATTCTCTTTACCCAAAAGAATGATAAATGCCTTGATAcaaattagaaaattcttcttGATGGAGAATCAATGAGGAATCTAATCCAGTTGTCTTTCAACAGAAGGTGGCAATTAAAAACAATCAGTCTGCCTCTTCTTGTTAAAGATCTTACATAAAACATGAAAGTGACAAAATTCTTATCAGTCCTTTCAGATCTCACAATGCAttataacaaacaaacagtaaGTCTTACAAGGACCAAATTGGGTGCAACTAGTCTGACCATGCTTCACGTTTAGAGAAAATATAGTTACCAGTGGTCTCTTTTGCACAGTTTAACAACATTCAATTCATTCTTCCATTGGATTTGTTTTGTAGCTGTGTACTTCTTTGCTTCAACATGGTTGGACAACTTTCATTCCTGGCACTAAAGTCAATTATGTGAAAGCAATGAAAATCACACAGATAAGAATTTAacatttaacaagaaaacataTTACCTTCCCATTTGCAGTGGCATACAGTTTATTTTCATAGAATCTTCTTCAACTAACTCCAAATGTGGTCTTAATATTTAATCTTTACATTCTATTCCCAAGGTCCTTAAATCTACTAAGAACACGTGGCGAATAAAAAACCTTGGATAACTAACTTCTTTAGTCAGATACTTTTCGAGCTCTTCGTTTCGTAGCGTTTCGAGGGAGTTTAATAAAACGAAAGGTAACGAGGGGTTTCCTGAAACAAAATAACGATGCCGATGACTCAAAACTGCCAAGTGCCAACTCAACTAAGAATTTTCCCGCTCTTTACAGGATGTGCTACTGGTGCTCATGTTTCGCGCCTTCGCCACGCCAGAGAACAATGTTAGCTtcaccagagtcatagaccccatCATAGACCTCATCTGTCGACAAATGAGTTTCTGCGtggagtgaaacaacacacccgcaagaggcgctcccTCCGAACGGAAAACCACCCTTtcgccccgacccaaaacccccgtttttttttaaacattaatccccgcaagagggtaccccttttctgagaagGAAAATATCCATggtggaggaaccaggggtctatgactctgattaTTGGGAAAGTTAGTTGTAATGTCGCTAGATGGAGAATGGAGTTAGCGATTTTAGGACTTCTTTTCAGCCGTTTCCAGCAAACACCGTCTGGGTCTAATGACGAGCACATGTTGGAAGAACATGTGGATCTTTAAGGATACGTTTGTGAATTTGGAATTAA
This genomic window contains:
- the LOC116917773 gene encoding lipase member N, encoding MLLKSWRRKAEEQRVRLFDRLPQNIESKYTTPQVIANRGYTSETHHVTTDDGYILEIHRIPPKGTAKKVVFLQHGVLQSSGTWLVNPSSRSLAILLAEQSYDVWLGNFRGNKYSRKHATLDPNSDEYWKFSWDQIGNYDIPSVINYILKTTGQSKLSYVGHSLGCGVFFIAMIKHPDLNAKIELMIALSPLSSFANFNAIFRALTPFTDPIENFLRLLRTRVFLDSEVAGDRLFDIACEQTYSQARFCREVFILVCGPNRKNLDPALIPLMNANFMTGTSVAVIAQFAQNYNAGETFQAYDYGTEGNLQKYGSTKPFEYDLTKITAPIYVFSGAVDRIVTAKDVDWLLTKLRNLKGSTRFNEYNHLDFIWGTDVKERLYDKVLDLLSSS